From the genome of Arthrobacter russicus:
GGGTGAGAGCGCAGCCACAAGTTGCCCAAAAACGGGCAGCATAGCGGCCAGCATCGAACCAACTACCGGAAGTATCTGACTTCCAACGTTCTTCAGCACGGGAACCAATGAGGTCGCGAGCATCATCAACAGCGGAGACAATGCCGCCAAGGCCTGTGCAATGAAAGTACCTACCAGCGCGAACGCCTGACCCAGGATGGGAAGCACCGTCGTGCTGAGTGCTTGAAGTACTGGAGACAGCGCCCCTGCCAGAATCGTCACAACCGGAGCGAACGCTGCCAACAATTGGCCAGCCACCGGGCCGATGATAGACAGCAAAGACCCGGCCAAAGCACCCAACGCACCCAACGCGTTGCTGATCGGCCCCAACGCGGGCAACAAACCGGTGATCGCTGCCCGGACACCGGAAACAAGGCCGGTAAGTCCTGCGGCGAAAGCTGGAGACGCCAGGGCCGATGCAATGGCTGCGGCCAACTGGCCAAGCGTGGATCCGACGGTTGAGAGAACGTTGGAGATTGTCGGACCCAAATACACCAGGAGGTTACCGATGGGCGCCAACGCGGAGAACAGCGCTGCGGCACCGGCGTTCGCGCCTCGGAAAATCGTAGCCAAACCATTCACAAACGCCGGGCTATTCGCCACGTCAGCGACCTTCTGCAAACCTGAAGCCAATGACCCCAAACCGGCGCCGCCACCGGCTTGCGCACCAGCGAAAAGTCCACCGAGGATGCCCCCGACGCTGACGATGACGGTTTTGAGTTGCGACAGTGCGGTGATGCCGTTCTCCACGAAAGCTTTCAACCCACCACTTGCGGCCTGGGCCTGGATGTAGTCACCAAAGCGTGCAGAGAGGTTCGTAAACCATTGCGCTAGGCGGGGCAGATACGCCCCGCCCACTGTTCCGAGAGTGGTCATCGCTGAGACTAGTGGCGCAAGCGCGCCTTTAGCGATGTTGATTGATTCGGTGAGGAAACTGAACTGTGTTCCAAGAACTGCCGGCGTCAAATTGTTTTTGAGCTGGTTCGCCGCTTCGGCAAAGAACCGCCCCTGGGCCGTGGCTACCTCATCGAACCCTTGACGCAGTGAGGGCAGGACAGAGGAAGCCAGGGAACGGATAGGGGCTGCCGCTTCGGCCCAGAACTTGGTGCTGATCGAGTCCTGCATTCGCTTGAACGCCGGGCCCAGATCTGCCAAAACCGTTTTGGTGTCTTTAAGTGCAGCGATCATCACACCGGCACCGACAGCCATGCCAGTCAAAATGCCGGGCAAAGCCACCCCGGCACCGAGCGCCTGAACAAGGCCGCCGCCGAGCAGAACAGCGCTCGAAGAGGCCGCCAGAAGCACCGAGGACAAGGCGGCGCCCAGGGTGACAACTTTCCCGATGGTTAGGGCGAGCTGGTCAAAATTCTCCAACGACTGTCGAACGTTTTGGATGCCATTGGACAGGACGCGGGCCCCGGAAAGTCGGGCCAACGCGGTCGCCGCGGCTGAGAAGGACGCCCGATCAAGATCAACTTTGATGGTCGACTGCCGGGTGCGTGCCAACAAAGCCATGCGCGCTGACGCACTCCCCGCATCAACATCGACCTTGACCTCGGGGGAGATGTCTTCGATCTGCCGTTTGACCTTCAACAAGGCCGTGTTGTCGATGACCGGCTCCGTCGTGACTTTCAACGTCATGGAGGCTTCGATCCGGCGCAAAGCTTTGAGCAGATCGTCCCTAAGCCCGCGGGTGTCGGGCAGTACCCGGATGGAGACCCTGCCAGCGCTTCTTGTCACCACGGCTGGCCTCATTTCGGTTAGGACTGGCCCAAGGCTTGAGCCAGTGATGCTGCGTCGAACTCGGCAATCGACGGTGTCGGCGGTGCTTGGTGCTGCGGCCGCCAAGCAGGGGGCGGCACGTCCACCCGTTTCTGCGTCAAAGCTTGGACAATTGCTACTGCCGCGAAGTTGACCGCATCAACTATTTCGGCTGACTTGTAGGTGTCCGGCCCCCAGCCAATGAAGTGGGGGCCGCCAAGGATTTTCGCCCGATAATGTGAAGCCGGTTCGGCGTACAGGCGCTCCGTCAAGATGAGCAACGAACTGAGGCGCTTATTGCCGGCGTAAACGTCGTTCACGTCAAAGCAGTAAAGCGCCAGAAGATCTGAAACGATCTCAGGATCAGCCGCTAGTTGCTCCCGGAGCCTTCGAGTTTTCCCACATAGACCCCGTAATTCATCGCCAAGGTGATGACACGCTGGTAACCGTCACGGCCCTTGGTGAACTCGGTCAGACCTTCGGGGTCTTTGGCGAAACGATCACGCAGGAACCGCCCGAAGTTCGCGACTTCTCGCAGGTTCGGGTGGACGGTCGCAGCATCGTCACTAATCAGGCCAAGATCGTCAAGCCAGCCGATGAGCTCGGTCTGATCGAAGCCGTCAACTTCGCTGACCGGCTTGAGGAACTGCCAGCCAGGTGTGGATTCGAAATCTTCGACCGGGGCTTTGCTCTGGTGGTCTTGCGGTTTGCGCGGGGCGGTCATTAGTTGCCTCCAGAGGCTGCCGCACCAGAGCCGGCAGGTGCGGCAGCCATTTTCAAAGCCGGGTGGAAGATGCGGAACTTTTCCCCTGTTGTGGGGTCGTCCAGGATTTGGAAGGACAACTGCACTTCGAAAAACTTTGTCGGATCGATCGACGGTGCTTCACCGATCGAGACTGTGGTGTTGGGGACGCCGAAGGCCATACGCCCGGTGCCATCAATCATGAGGACCATGACCGCTTTGGCTTGGGGCACGATCTGCCTGACGCTGTAGGAGCCCTCAGCATCGTCTAGTACTCCGCCGCCGAACGCGGTCGCTAGCGTGGTTTTGTCGATTTGCAACGAGTTCGCAGTCAGCGACCAGTTCGTGGACGCATAGGTTGTTCGAAGCGCCTCAGCCCACCACGAACCGTTCACGGTCGCATCCCCGCCGTCCTTGGACAGGGCAACGTTGTTGTCACGGGACGTGTGCCCCAAGGTGTCCCACCCGGTCGGTGGTTTGAGCGGGTCAAGAGTCAAATAGTCGGGAAAAGCGGTTCCCGGTTCGGCAAGGAAAACGGTGCCTTTACCGGGGATGATGGTGGCGGCGGCGTTCAAGCCCATGATTCCTCCAAAAGTGAATGGTTGTTTAGTTGCTGTGGCGCACGATGGCGCTGAAAGTGCCGTCGTATTGGGATAGGCCGCCGGCGTTGAGCACCGTTGTTGTGGTGCGGGAAGGCATCGACACATCCTCCATGTAGGTGACGGCACCGATGCCCGGGATTGATGCTCCGCTGTCGTGGAAGCCGTGCATTGCCGCGTATGTTCGGTCGGCCAGGGCCGAGGCGTTGTCGCGGGAAGAACGTTCTGAATCGCCGTCACAGATGATCGAAACGTCGATCTGCCATTCCCAGGCCAGTCCTGCGGCGCCGTTGGAGACCATGGCACCGTTGCCGGCGGTGACTATCACCAGCGGCAGTGCGTCGATGTCTCCCACGTCCGCAGAAGCCTGCACAGAAGCACCAGGTAGTGCCTGTTCGAGGAGACGGACGAAAAGAACTTCGGCATCGACGGTGACCCGGTTCAACGGTCAGCCTTCGGTAGCCGGGTCAAAGCGGTGCCCATGATTCGCAAGCCGGGCACCCACCGGCGCGGGCCGGCCACGCCTTCACCCAATGGCCGGGTGAGGTGACCGAGTTCGATGCTGATCGAGTTCGGGTCGGTGGCGACCACCAGGCGGTCCCGGACGCCTTTCTTTCCGCGGACGTTCTCAATTTTCAGGCCGCGAACATAGTCACCGGTTTTGGCGTGTTGGCCCGCCTGGGCGGTGACCAGTGCCAGGACTTTCAACGCTGCAGCGTCCAAAGACGGTTGCAGTTCAGGCATTTTCGCCACCTGCGTACCCAGGCCTCGATAAACGTTAGCCACGGTCACACCCCCTTGGCTTTGCGCGCCTGAATGAGAACGTCAAAATGTTGGGTGCGCCTGCCGTTGCCGTAAACCATGGCCTCGCCGAGCTGGTCCCAGTCACGGCCCATCCACTGGACAATGGATTTCACCCCGCCCGGCCAGGGGCCGCGACCGATCACCCGGTACACGGTGGCGACTTGGCTGTTGAGCGCGGTTGTTTCATCGGTGCTGACCTTTTCGATGTGCAAGCCTTTGACCTCAACTGCGGGAAGGTCGGTCCAGCCCCAGGCGTTCGCGCTGTCCTTCTTCCCAACCTGGGGGATGACCAACACTTTGTGCCGGCCACGGTCCAGGAGCATCAGTTCCCCCAGCCACGGTCGAGGCCCAAGCCCGCGGTGCCGTAGGAGAACATGGTTTTGCCGGGGCAGCCGAGGATTTCCAGTTCCTTATCGGTTATCCACAGGTCGGCTGATGCTGCTGTCGGGAATCGGTCATAGGAGTAGTTGCCCTCGGATTCGCTTTTGAACCCTTCAGGTGCCCGGAGAACACGAAAAACCATGTTCTCCAGGACCATCAGGAACAAATCTTTGTCCAACTTTCCGGAATCGACTCGGGACATGGCGCCCGGACACTTTTTCTCAATGAGAGCCAGTGCCTGTGTGAGCTTCTTCTGAACGAAGCCAGCCGGAAAATCGTTGATGTCGTCTTCGAAACCGTCGGCGATGTCTTTGATGGTGATATCCATGAGTCACACCTCAACGATTTCTAGGCTTCGGGTTCGCCCGTTTCAGGGGAGACCGACTGCGGGACCGGTTCAGCGAGGACCGTTTCTTGGCCTGCCGGCGGGGTGCCGGCATCGTTTTCGTCAGCGGGCCCGTCCCAAACGTCCGGGTTGGTGATGAGCTTGTGAGCCCAGCCCGGAACAACGTCGCCGGGCCCGAACGCGACAACGCCTTTAGACGATTGCAAGTACACGGTGGCTTTGAGATTTTTAGCCATCACAGCACCGTCGCAGCAAAGGATGCGTTCGCGTTTTGCAAAACAGGGAGCGCGATTGCTGACGCCAGGACGTCGAGACCTTCAGGGTCGGTCCGTTCGAAGGAGCCACAGAAAATACCTGCCTGCTCACTGGCCGGGATGCCGTAAGACGGTTTCAATGCCTCGGCAGGAATGCCGTAGTCGGTGGTGCCTAAAACACCTCCGAGCACCGTGGCACCCCCGGGAGTTGGCAGGAAGACGGCCACATTATCCGCGACCACACGCTTGCCGCCGTAGGCTTTGTCGAAGACGATCGTCTGCCCGATCCCGTAGGAGGCGAGCGTAGAAATAACGTCGTTGAAGCTGACCCGTGACGGCGCATTGCTGTTGCCAACCGCTGCCTGGATCAAGTCCTTGTTCTTCGACAGATACGACAAAGTCCGGCGTGAAATCAGCAAGTTCTCCGGAGCCGTTCCAGTGTTCGCCGTGTAAGCCTGAACCCAGTTCAGGATGTCATCCAAAGGCTTGGCGGTTTCCTGATCCCACTTCACCGCAGCAGCCGCGGTGTGGTCTGGGCGGCGACCGTAATCGATGGTGAACTGGAGCCCGTTCTCATTGAGCGTCAGCTTGCCCTTTTCGATGGCCTCGCCCCGTGCCAGTTCCAAACGAACTGCAACTTCTTGCCCGAGCTGGGCGGCGTAGCGTTCCAACGAGACACCGAGCGCGTCCGCCTGGCCCATCATCCGCAGCTGGGAAAGTTCACTGACCGGCAGCTTCTTCGAGATCGGGGGCAGCTTACCGGATTTGGTGAGGTTGCCGACCGTGCGACCGTAAGGTGCTTCAGTGTCGAAGGCCCGGAATTCTGCGGAGTCGATTTGGGCCTGCGAAGTGTCTGCAAGCTCGTAGCTCAGCGTCGCATTCTCCCTTGACGGAAGATACTGTTCCAGGAACAAGCCCCCTGAGAGGTTTTCGGATGCGGCGCGTGCGGTGGCTGTCAGCTGGACGGCGGTGCGGAAATCCTGATTGATAGTCATCTCAGCCTCACTTCACGAAAACGAAATCGCCGGTGGTTTTGGTTTCACCGGACAGGGCAGGGGCGGTTGGCACGAATGCGGTGTTGATGATGGCGTGCCGCAGCAAAGCGCCGGCCGCGTTCGCAGTCGCAAGACCGTTGAAGTTGGCTTCGAGCTGCACCGGTTCCAGTAGGAAACCTTCAAGGACTTCACGCCCATCGGTTGCTGCCGGGTCGAACGGTCCGTACTTTTTCGAAACGGTGACCTTACCCAAGGGGAGCCCGGAAGGGACGACACCGTTGGCGTCGTAGTGGGTTTTTGCGGTCAGCAAGCTCACGTCGATGGTGCACGAATCGGCGGTATCGCGGGCGTGTTTGCTGCCCAACCACCGGTAGTCTCCGCCACCAACAACGGTTGTTTTGATCGAGAAATCCACGATCTTACTCCTTTGTTTTGAGGTTTTGTTCTTTGTACTGCTGCTTGAGAGCGGCAATGGAGCCAGCTGCTGAACCTCCGTGGCGGAAACTGTCAACAGTGCTGGTGTAGGAATCTTTCGGCTGTTGGTTCGCAGCGGCTGGCGCCGGTTTTGGTACCAACGATTCGATGATGTTCTGGATTTTCGCGGCGTCGATGTTGCCGGCCGAATCCAGGAGCGCTTCTGGTGCGATGATTTCGACCAACGAGTCGATGTCTGTCGCCGGGAGATGTGGTGCGTTGGCGCGAATCTCCCCGCGGATCGCCGCCTTCAAAAACCGGTGAGAGCCGGTCTTTTCTCCTTCGCGGCGGGCGTCTTCGAGGAGACGTTCCTCGTCCGTTTTGGCCTGGTCTTTCACGGACTGAAGCTCGGCTTTCAACGCGTCATAGTCGCCGCGGCTTTTCGCAGTTTTTTCGTGCTTCTTGGCATGAAAACGCCAGTAGGCTTCCCGTTGCGTCGCGTCCATCTCGGCCAAAGGGGTGTTAGCGGGGAAGCCCAGCTCGTTGTCGTAATGCTCACTGGCCGTGCTGGTAACAACACCTGGTTCAACGGCAGCCGTCAGAGCTGCTGCCGTCTCGACGGTGTTGGCGGCTTTGGTGTCCATGTTTTCTCCATGACTGTAGAAATGCGTTGCGTGACGCAGCGCGAAATTAGGCGGCAAGCTTTTGCTTCTGCCGTTCGATCAAGGCTTGGTTGAAGGCGACCCCTTGACGGTTATCGACTCTGACCGAGCGGTTACCCATCCGCGTCTCCGTGAATGTTTCGCCCGCAGCGAGCCTGGACTGAAGCTCTTCGATGGTTGCCTGGGCTGCGTTGATCATGGCCCGGGCTGAGTTTTTGTCATCCTCAACCGTCGGGGCCGTGTACGGCTCGGAACCTGCCATGGCCGGCGTGCGGAACGAGTCGCCTTCCCTGCGTAATATGGGGCCGAGCTCGCCGTTTTCGTGGACAACCACTCTGGTCCTAACAAGGTCCTCCGCAGCGGTTGAGCCTGCGGCGTCGTAGAACTTTTGGAGATCGTCGGCGTTGAGTTTCAGTCCCGGGTCCAAGCCTTTCGTGATCGGCATGACCCCGCACTTGCATAAAGTGTGCAACGGCATCAAGTCTTTGACGGTGTAGAAGTTGGTGGACGCCACCACGCACAAACCACACGAACCGGTTTTGGACAGTTCAGGGTGAATCATCCGCCGGTAGCCGACGACTTTCGGTTGGGCGCTCAAAGTCGCTTTTGTTTGGTCTCTCGCCGCTGCCGAGACGTCATCGGTGGCGAGAGCTGTCACCCGTCGAATCGCTGCGTTCACAGCTGCTTCGGAACTGCGGCCCTGAGACAATTCCCAACGCACCTGTTGTTCGGGGCGCCGGTAGACGTCCAAGACCGTCGTACCCGAACGCGGATAAACGGTCGCTGTTCGTGGCTGCCGAGCGGGTAAGCCCATTGCGCCGAGGACGAGTGAAAGGTAGGCGCTCTGCGACTTGCTGACCGCTGTCAATGCGGCCCCAACCAGGGTTGCACTCCGGGCCGCGTATGAGGCCACCGTTGGTGGGTCGTTGTAGATCGGCCTGGACCAGAGCGTGAGAAGCTGGCTGAGCAGCCTGCTCTGGATGGCTGCCCGTTGCACGGTGTGTTGCCTAGACAGCCTGGCGAATAGGCTTTCGCTAACCATCCTGGTTCACCTCGGTCGTGGCGAGGAGGGCTTCCTCCAATGTGTACTGGGCGTCGCGTTGCATTTCGGCCGGGGTCAGGTTGTAGATCCGTTCCTGGATCATTTTTCGTGACATCGAGCCTTTGGCCTGAGAGGCGGCCAAAGACTGTTCACTGATCGAGGCCTTTCCTGGGGCCTCCCAGATGGTTTCGATCTGCGAAATGTCAGCCCGCACGCTGTCGCCATTCATCCGGAAATGGAGGCCCATCATGCGTTCGAAGGATGCGCTCATACGACGATTCAGCTTCGTCACTTTGGCATTGAGTGCTTCCCTTGCCAGTGAGGCGCCTTCGGCGGAACCCGTGGAAGCATCCGGCGACAAAATATAGAGCGGGGTACTGGTCACTGAAGCGATATGCTTCAGATCTTTCTCCACTGCGGTAAGAATCGGTGTGACATCTGTGGTGGAGGATTCCCAAACCTTCGAATCCGGTGGCAGCAACCAGAGGGCTGCCGGGCCGGCGGAGAACATCTCGTCATAGTTCACAGGCTGCCCGGCGAGCGGGTGCCCGGGCGGATATTCGCGGGGCAGGTTGCCGCTGAGGGCTCGTTGCCGGAAGGCTTGCATCGCGGTGATCGTCAGTCGCTGCAACACTGTGTGGTTGATCCGGTCCAACGCGTCGGTGTGGCGTTCGAACTGCCCGATGCCCTTGCGTGCCGTAAATGGCACGATCGGGATGCCCTCACCCAAGTTTGGGATCGGTTGTGGGTCTTCGATCCATTCCCAAGACCGCCCCGGGTACCAGGTGGTGCCGTTGTTCGGGATGGACGTAACGGTGGCGGCACGCACGGCCCGACGGGAGTAGCCGTCCCTGTACAGGATGATGATGTCGTGCTGTTGCACCGGGTCGAATCCGACAGTGATCCCGACGCCAGGCACAAGCTCATTCGCAGCTGAGGCTTCGGTGAGCGTGTTCCATGCCGAAAGCGGCCTAAAACCGTCCTTGGAGGTGAGCGCATAGGATCGGCCAAACGTGGACACTTCATCGAAAACGTCGTCGGCGAGGATTTCCATTTGCGAGTTCCGCCAAACGCCCATGGCCACGTTGTCGCCGAGTTCGTCATCTGGGGCGCCGGTCCGGAAACCGGTCGGTTGCTGCCGGGAGGTTACCGCCTCACAAATCGGTTCAGCGAAGTTCAGTCGGGCCATCGAAACGAACCGGATGTAAGCTTCGCGCATCTGCATGGAGGCGCCGTCCGGCACAGCAACTGAACCGTCACGGTAGGAAGCTAGTTTGCCCAAACGGCCGAACCCGTTGCCCAGGTTCGCGGCAAGGCGCATCAGCCACCAATCATCACTGCCGGTCACGGTTGTCAGGTCAAGCAAAATGCCTCCTAACGAACGCGGATCGGTACGAAAGTATCGGGTTGTTCGGGCTCTTTGAGTTTCAGAAACTGGGCGCGAGCCTCGAAGGCCAGGGCCGCGGCCATGGCGGCGTCCATCTTCTTGGGTGAATGCTTGCCTTCTTTGCCGATCACGATGCCGCCGCGGCGACCCCAGCGGCGGGCATTGACGAAATGGCGGACCAGTTGAGGGTTTGCGGACATTTTCACGGTGCCCATGCGAATGTGCTGGTTGAGTCGTTGCAAGGCCAGTGCCATCGGGCTGTCGTTTTTCGTCCACCACCGGATCATCGAAGCCTGCGCGTTGTTGGACTTCACCCGTAGCTGGTCACCAAACTCTTTCTCCCAGGCGTCGATGTAGTCTTGCCAGTGCGGCGGGTCGGCAAAGAACCCGACCACGTTGTACCGGGCGAACATGTCAGAAACAGCGGCGTCGAAAGCCACGGTGTCAACCGCCCAACTGTCCGATTCGGGGCCGTCAGGTATCTCCTCGATACGGACCTCGAACAGATACCCGTCAGAGACGCGGCAACCGACAAGGGCAGTCGCATCGTCGTTGATTGAACCGTCAAAGCCGAGGGTGATCATTTCGCCCTCAGACACAGTGGATATGCCCTCGCCAGGCATCCCATCAGTAACAGAAGCCATTTCGGCAGGGGTAACCCAGGCGTTGTGCGCCTCAGTCAGCGCATTCAAAAAGTAGCGACGAGACTCTTCAGGCGTCCGACGCGGGTCGAAAATGTCATCAATAACGCCCTGCAAGTCGTTCCAGTCCATGGCTTCGCCGTAGGCGTCGTTGACTGCCTCTTCCAAATTTTTCAAGTTGGAGAGATCTTTCAGGTCAGACCAGCGGTGATCGTAAACCATGCGCATACGGCCACGTGCTTTGCCTTCGTTGACTGCCTGCGCGTACTTGAACGTCTCTTCCGCTACGGACTCTTCACCAGGCAAATACATTGTCGTGGTCTCGATGAACCATGTCTCGGCGATCCGTTTGCGCTTGACCAAATTCCTGGTGACCGTCTTATACATTTGGCGAAGCATCTTCGTCGCGTACAAGTGAGACTCATCGAAAACGACGAACGTTTCCTTGCCGCCGTCCTTCGAAGCCGAACCAGCCGTCGACGGGGTGATCTCGCCGCCGAAAGGCAACAGGATGCGAGTCAGTCCGGCATCCAAACCGTAAGCTTTCAACTCTGACAGCGGGCCAGAATCCAGGTTGAAGTAAATCGTGTCGTAGACGTTGCCGGTCTGCGTTTCCTCAGTCGCCATGATGCGAACGAACGGGGTCTTGACCGCCCGGCCCATCGGCTCACCTGGCGCATAAGTGTAAACATGGCCCAAATATTCGAACGTTTCACCGCCCTGAGCCCAACCGGAAAACCTGCAAGGGCCCAAAGCCTCGAAAAGGGCTAGCTCGGCAGCCAACCCGGACTTGTTGCAACCCTTCGGGCGCGAAAAGAACGCAGAATCGACTAGCCGGCGCCCTTTCGGGTCGAGTGCATAGCTATCAACAATGAAGCCCGAATATTCGTCGCCGTGGCGCACCGGTTCGCCCTGAACATCGCCAGGACCGTGAACGACAAGCGTCTCAATCCACCACAACGCCAGCCAACCCAGTGAACGTTCCCTGTCAGCATCCGGCGGCCGCAAAAGCTGACGCGTCATGGCCTACCCCGAAATCCGTTTACGCCGAGCTTCCAGGCTCGAAACCGACGCGCCCGCGGAGCCCGGCGCAGAACCAACCTCAGGATTTGGGACATCAATTTCCTGACGCAACCGCAGCCTGTCCTCCGGGGTGGCACCAAACTTTGCGACCCGCAAACGAATCTCGGAAGCGTACTCCCACCTGCCGGCAGACCACATCGTGTGATGCATCAACGCTGTATCGAGTAGGAAATGCCAATCCGGTTCGGAAAGCATCCTCGTAGACTGCGGAGACTTACGCCAACCGTCCCACCACTGCACCGTCATCGGATGCCAAGCCCACTCCTCACCATCCTTATCAGTACCCAGCACACCAGAGGGGAGTGCGAAACCTCGAAGGGCCCCATCTGCTTTGAGCTTCGTACGCTCAGGTGCCTTGTTCCTGCGCGCAGGATTCTCAGACGGGGCAGGACCAGCACCAGCCATGTTCTGTACCTCGATCCGTGACGGACGGCCGCCCAACCAATGACTGGAGGGACGCGTGAATAGTTATGCAAGTTGAACCGCCGGCTGAAGTCATTTCAATGCCTCCAGACCCGTACGCACAGCGAACGGCAGAACGCTTGCGGGATTCCGTTCGTGGGTGGCGGGGGAGGTGGTGGCCCGGGTGTGTATATTCATGCATTTGTTGAATGGTTATGCGTTGAGTCCGGGGTGTTGTTCTTGTGGGCGTGTTTCTTTGATGGGTTTGTTTGCTTTGCCGCCTTGGCTGGAGGACTTGCCTTGGTGATGGTAGCTACACAGTGAGGTGAGTGATTGGAGTCGGTGGTCTTGTCTGTCTCCGGTGTGGTCGCAGTCTGTGGCTGGTTGTGTGCAGCGTTGGCCGGTGTCGTGGCGGATGTGCGTGCATTGGTATCCGTCGCGTTTGAAGACTGCTTGTCGGCGTTGCTGCCAGTCTGGCGGGAGTGTGGCTTTGCGGGTGGAGCCGGACCAGTTGGGCATGGTGGGTGGCTCCTTGCGTCTGTTTCGAGCCCTCTTGGTGTTACTCGTCTTGGATGGTGAGGCATCCGAGGAGCGCGTGCGCTAGGCCCAGGCTGATGTGGAAGCTTTGTCCGGTCATGTACTCGTCGGTGTAGACGGTGTGGGTCGTGTTTGGGGCGTCGGGGCGGATGCCGGAGACGTGAAGGACGTACCCAGTCATGAGGATGCCTTCGTTCTCGTCATCCAAATGTGCAGCGATCGCATCATCCAATGCGGATTTGGTGGTATCTGACATTTCAGTCCTTCTGGGTAGTGAGAAGAATCTCGCCCGGTGAGTCTCCCGGGACTGCCTGAATCTCGAAGGTCAGCGCTCCGAGATTGATGTCGCTGCCTTCGCGACGCGCAACGAGGTCGAAGGTGAGGTCTTTGACCGTGGCCATGTTTGCGCCTGCTCTCGGAGGAAGTGTGTGCAGCTGGTTGTGCTGCCGGTTTGCCTGATGCGGTAGCCGGGCCTTCCACGCCCTGAACGTAGGAGGTATCCAGGGTGTAGGACTTGCCGCGTTG
Proteins encoded in this window:
- a CDS encoding phage tail protein, which encodes MVTRSAGRVSIRVLPDTRGLRDDLLKALRRIEASMTLKVTTEPVIDNTALLKVKRQIEDISPEVKVDVDAGSASARMALLARTRQSTIKVDLDRASFSAAATALARLSGARVLSNGIQNVRQSLENFDQLALTIGKVVTLGAALSSVLLAASSSAVLLGGGLVQALGAGVALPGILTGMAVGAGVMIAALKDTKTVLADLGPAFKRMQDSISTKFWAEAAAPIRSLASSVLPSLRQGFDEVATAQGRFFAEAANQLKNNLTPAVLGTQFSFLTESINIAKGALAPLVSAMTTLGTVGGAYLPRLAQWFTNLSARFGDYIQAQAASGGLKAFVENGITALSQLKTVIVSVGGILGGLFAGAQAGGGAGLGSLASGLQKVADVANSPAFVNGLATIFRGANAGAAALFSALAPIGNLLVYLGPTISNVLSTVGSTLGQLAAAIASALASPAFAAGLTGLVSGVRAAITGLLPALGPISNALGALGALAGSLLSIIGPVAGQLLAAFAPVVTILAGALSPVLQALSTTVLPILGQAFALVGTFIAQALAALSPLLMMLATSLVPVLKNVGSQILPVVGSMLAAMLPVFGQLVAALSPVIASLVGQLAPIISELVSTLLPPFTQVFMAVVPVLQAVIAAIAPLVAVFASALLPIIQALMPVVQTVFGAIANIITAIMPVIQGVIQVVTGAISGNWSMVWTGIGNIFSGIWNTIGAVVTGVISTIASVIRGGLDLIYSFVSRTLGNIGGFFADTWRNILGGVGNFVAGFIGFFNDLPVKLGIALAKAGSWLFDIGRNIVQGLIDGAGSLLKNLGNFFLDLVPEFIRGPFKQALGIASPSKVFRGYGVNIGEGLVLGVEDMESKIASTMTGLVTVPALPDMSPDVRGVGTGGSGGVNLNLTLNPQPGMSDVTIGQAAARELINAFGGLT
- a CDS encoding phage tail tube protein, which codes for MGLNAAATIIPGKGTVFLAEPGTAFPDYLTLDPLKPPTGWDTLGHTSRDNNVALSKDGGDATVNGSWWAEALRTTYASTNWSLTANSLQIDKTTLATAFGGGVLDDAEGSYSVRQIVPQAKAVMVLMIDGTGRMAFGVPNTTVSIGEAPSIDPTKFFEVQLSFQILDDPTTGEKFRIFHPALKMAAAPAGSGAAASGGN
- a CDS encoding DUF5403 family protein, which encodes MTVANVYRGLGTQVAKMPELQPSLDAAALKVLALVTAQAGQHAKTGDYVRGLKIENVRGKKGVRDRLVVATDPNSISIELGHLTRPLGEGVAGPRRWVPGLRIMGTALTRLPKADR
- a CDS encoding major capsid protein, which produces MTINQDFRTAVQLTATARAASENLSGGLFLEQYLPSRENATLSYELADTSQAQIDSAEFRAFDTEAPYGRTVGNLTKSGKLPPISKKLPVSELSQLRMMGQADALGVSLERYAAQLGQEVAVRLELARGEAIEKGKLTLNENGLQFTIDYGRRPDHTAAAAVKWDQETAKPLDDILNWVQAYTANTGTAPENLLISRRTLSYLSKNKDLIQAAVGNSNAPSRVSFNDVISTLASYGIGQTIVFDKAYGGKRVVADNVAVFLPTPGGATVLGGVLGTTDYGIPAEALKPSYGIPASEQAGIFCGSFERTDPEGLDVLASAIALPVLQNANASFAATVL
- a CDS encoding head decoration protein; the encoded protein is MDFSIKTTVVGGGDYRWLGSKHARDTADSCTIDVSLLTAKTHYDANGVVPSGLPLGKVTVSKKYGPFDPAATDGREVLEGFLLEPVQLEANFNGLATANAAGALLRHAIINTAFVPTAPALSGETKTTGDFVFVK
- a CDS encoding phage portal protein, which gives rise to MLDLTTVTGSDDWWLMRLAANLGNGFGRLGKLASYRDGSVAVPDGASMQMREAYIRFVSMARLNFAEPICEAVTSRQQPTGFRTGAPDDELGDNVAMGVWRNSQMEILADDVFDEVSTFGRSYALTSKDGFRPLSAWNTLTEASAANELVPGVGITVGFDPVQQHDIIILYRDGYSRRAVRAATVTSIPNNGTTWYPGRSWEWIEDPQPIPNLGEGIPIVPFTARKGIGQFERHTDALDRINHTVLQRLTITAMQAFRQRALSGNLPREYPPGHPLAGQPVNYDEMFSAGPAALWLLPPDSKVWESSTTDVTPILTAVEKDLKHIASVTSTPLYILSPDASTGSAEGASLAREALNAKVTKLNRRMSASFERMMGLHFRMNGDSVRADISQIETIWEAPGKASISEQSLAASQAKGSMSRKMIQERIYNLTPAEMQRDAQYTLEEALLATTEVNQDG
- a CDS encoding phage terminase small subunit — its product is MAGAGPAPSENPARRNKAPERTKLKADGALRGFALPSGVLGTDKDGEEWAWHPMTVQWWDGWRKSPQSTRMLSEPDWHFLLDTALMHHTMWSAGRWEYASEIRLRVAKFGATPEDRLRLRQEIDVPNPEVGSAPGSAGASVSSLEARRKRISG